One genomic region from Arcobacter sp. LA11 encodes:
- a CDS encoding type II and III secretion system protein, producing the protein MKILNIFTLGFIISLNAIFANDEILIQSQFENKTIFIDVNSYKILQFNKRIKNIEITNSENITAELIENKENPLTRLKIYGKNSANESALIRFQDSTVITVGFNIVPHLKNIISFAENVYPDLDVEQINDTIFLKGTVQNQKDKEKILEMFKKFDVDPETKIVDMLSTSNPKMVRIKLYAVEINNSDGLTIKNNWVASSKNYTATENNYNVPLNSLYVPTTEYDIYDPLGTGTVIGKGYAPIVDASNEQYQKINNQYNELVSSKVDTIMSEALTLTGGLTGAANFLGKYFNAALTLQYLSEEGIANVLDESTLITLENKEAQFRAGGELYVRLTSDEKAELQKIDYGLELTLTAKEVMNDEFVHLNIVTKSRDLDWANAVDNIPSIINKSIETTVIIKDKATVVLGGLVNSENSKDIEKLPILGDIPILGFLFKSNIFKDGKSELVFFITPEIVKASTNDQITKFEKNKNKMFKKHKDSKKKKYLDLLNLNFSSEDTTSDEKLDKIEKTVTVKKEKPSTSKNLFKSKEPKMTPEQIHQKRVNEILGY; encoded by the coding sequence ATGAAAATTTTAAATATATTTACTTTAGGATTTATAATATCTTTAAATGCCATATTTGCAAATGATGAAATTTTAATTCAAAGTCAATTTGAAAATAAAACAATATTTATTGATGTAAATAGTTATAAAATTCTACAATTTAATAAAAGAATTAAAAATATTGAAATTACAAACAGTGAAAATATTACTGCAGAACTTATTGAAAATAAGGAGAATCCATTAACTAGATTAAAAATTTATGGTAAAAACTCTGCAAATGAAAGTGCCTTAATAAGATTTCAAGATAGTACAGTTATTACTGTTGGATTTAATATTGTACCACATTTAAAAAATATTATATCATTTGCAGAAAATGTATATCCTGATTTAGATGTAGAACAAATCAATGACACTATATTTCTAAAAGGTACTGTTCAAAATCAAAAAGATAAAGAAAAGATTTTAGAAATGTTTAAAAAATTTGATGTAGACCCAGAAACAAAGATTGTAGATATGCTTTCAACATCCAACCCTAAAATGGTAAGAATAAAATTATATGCAGTTGAAATAAATAATTCTGATGGATTAACAATTAAAAATAACTGGGTTGCCTCAAGTAAAAATTATACAGCCACTGAAAATAATTACAATGTTCCTTTAAATAGTCTATATGTTCCTACAACAGAATATGATATCTATGATCCACTTGGAACAGGAACAGTAATAGGAAAAGGATATGCTCCTATTGTAGATGCTTCTAATGAACAATATCAAAAAATAAATAACCAATACAATGAATTGGTTAGTAGTAAAGTTGATACTATCATGTCTGAAGCTCTTACATTAACAGGAGGATTAACAGGTGCTGCAAATTTTTTAGGTAAATACTTTAATGCTGCACTTACTTTACAATATTTATCAGAAGAAGGTATTGCTAATGTTCTAGATGAATCTACTCTTATTACTCTTGAAAACAAAGAAGCTCAATTTAGAGCAGGAGGAGAACTCTATGTAAGATTAACATCTGATGAAAAAGCTGAGTTACAAAAGATTGACTATGGTTTAGAATTAACACTTACAGCAAAAGAAGTAATGAATGATGAATTTGTACACTTAAATATTGTTACAAAATCGAGAGATTTAGATTGGGCAAATGCAGTAGATAATATACCTAGTATAATAAATAAATCTATAGAGACAACTGTAATTATAAAAGATAAAGCTACTGTAGTTCTTGGAGGATTAGTTAATAGTGAAAATTCTAAAGATATAGAAAAGCTGCCAATATTAGGGGATATACCAATTCTTGGTTTTCTATTTAAAAGTAATATTTTTAAAGATGGTAAAAGTGAGTTAGTTTTTTTCATAACTCCTGAAATTGTTAAAGCTTCCACGAATGATCAAATTACAAAGTTTGAAAAAAATAAAAATAAAATGTTTAAAAAACATAAAGATAGTAAAAAGAAAAAATATTTAGATCTACTAAACCTAAATTTTTCGAGTGAAGATACCACATCAGATGAAAAGCTTGATAAAATAGAAAAAACAGTCACAGTTAAAAAAGAAAAACCTTCAACATCTAAAAATCTTTTTAAATCAAAAGAACCAAAAATGACTCCAGAACAAATTCACCAAAAAAGAGTAAATGAAATATTAGGATATTAA
- the rfbG gene encoding CDP-glucose 4,6-dehydratase, whose translation MESITYDKLFKGIYKNKTVLVTGHTGFKGSWLCYWLIKMGAKVIGYSLEENTKPNHFSLLNLDMTSIYSDIRDIEKLNNVFKEYQPDIVFHLAAQPLVRLSYISPVTTFETNMMGTINILEVIRKNNKKIAILNITSDKCYENNESKLGYVEDDKLSGYDPYSASKACSEIITSSYRDSFFNLDKYNDSHRVLVSSCRSGNVIGGGDWNEDRIIPDIIKAITKNKILEIRNPKSTRPWQHVLEPLSAYLLLGQKLLESKKEYAKAWNFGPKDDKSTSVEELVLNIKKYWSKLEYKIIDNKNILHETNFLKLDSSQAYKELSWQTVWDIEKTFNRTISWYKKYYEKNIINTSKDLDEYIFSAKEKRLEWTND comes from the coding sequence TTGGAAAGTATAACTTACGATAAACTCTTTAAAGGTATTTACAAAAATAAAACAGTTCTTGTCACGGGTCATACAGGATTTAAAGGCTCTTGGCTTTGTTATTGGCTTATAAAAATGGGAGCGAAGGTTATAGGTTATTCTTTAGAGGAGAATACAAAGCCGAATCATTTTTCATTATTAAATTTAGATATGACTTCAATATATTCAGATATAAGAGATATAGAAAAGTTAAATAATGTATTTAAAGAATATCAACCAGATATAGTTTTTCATCTTGCAGCACAGCCTTTGGTTAGGTTATCTTATATTAGTCCTGTAACTACTTTTGAGACTAACATGATGGGAACAATAAATATTTTAGAAGTAATTAGAAAAAATAATAAAAAGATTGCTATTTTAAATATAACAAGTGATAAGTGTTATGAGAATAATGAATCAAAGTTAGGCTATGTAGAAGATGATAAATTAAGTGGATATGACCCTTATAGTGCATCAAAGGCATGTTCAGAAATAATCACAAGTTCTTATAGAGATTCTTTTTTTAATTTAGATAAATATAATGATTCTCATAGAGTTTTAGTTTCTTCTTGTCGATCAGGAAATGTAATAGGTGGTGGGGATTGGAATGAAGATAGGATTATTCCAGATATTATAAAAGCAATTACTAAGAATAAGATACTTGAAATCAGAAACCCTAAATCAACAAGACCTTGGCAACATGTTTTAGAACCTTTAAGTGCTTACTTATTATTAGGTCAAAAACTCTTAGAATCAAAAAAAGAATATGCCAAAGCATGGAATTTTGGTCCTAAAGATGATAAATCTACAAGCGTTGAGGAACTTGTTCTAAATATAAAAAAATATTGGTCAAAACTAGAATATAAAATAATTGATAATAAGAATATTCTACATGAAACAAATTTTTTAAAACTAGATTCATCTCAGGCATATAAAGAGTTATCATGGCAGACAGTTTGGGATATTGAGAAGACGTTTAATAGAACAATTTCTTGGTATAAAAAATATTATGAAAAGAATATTATTAATACTAGTAAAGATTTAGATGAGTATATATTTAGTGCAAAAGAGAAAAGGTTAGAGTGGACAAATGATTAA
- a CDS encoding type II secretion system F family protein: MNIIIFLPIFLAIIFLIGWFFYDSKSIKKQIVLLSKLDSLAIIEKQNEIKNKADDTQDLHFKLIQAGLTKKEYNEGKLVFAIMGLVIGISFPIFFSFTVGVTGILIGILLLIFGGKLYLYISKSERVEKINTDLGVFLDLINVILEAGGGLKNAFFTVSVRANGILNEELLKEIAILEYEMTNYSTKKAYENLKKRVDSEDVAKIVDFLILSEEAGIGVKNIFASQSDEMRQEKFYKIKGKVNTLNMYLMLIIFIFVLPALGAFIIFPMMAGSLEFGL, from the coding sequence ATGAATATTATTATTTTTCTTCCTATTTTTTTAGCAATCATTTTTTTAATTGGATGGTTTTTTTATGACTCTAAAAGTATAAAAAAACAAATTGTACTTTTATCTAAGTTAGATAGTTTAGCTATTATTGAAAAACAAAATGAAATTAAAAATAAAGCTGATGATACTCAAGACTTACATTTTAAATTAATTCAAGCAGGATTGACAAAAAAAGAATACAATGAAGGTAAATTAGTATTTGCTATTATGGGACTAGTTATTGGTATTTCATTCCCAATATTTTTCTCTTTTACAGTTGGAGTAACAGGTATACTTATTGGTATCTTATTATTGATATTTGGGGGTAAACTTTATTTATATATTTCAAAATCTGAACGAGTAGAAAAAATAAATACTGATTTAGGAGTATTTCTTGACTTAATTAATGTAATACTTGAAGCAGGAGGAGGATTGAAGAATGCTTTCTTTACTGTTTCAGTAAGAGCAAATGGAATTTTAAATGAAGAACTATTAAAAGAAATTGCAATATTAGAATATGAAATGACAAACTACTCAACAAAAAAAGCTTATGAAAATCTTAAAAAAAGAGTTGATTCGGAAGACGTTGCAAAAATTGTAGATTTTTTAATATTAAGTGAAGAAGCAGGAATAGGAGTTAAAAATATTTTTGCTTCACAATCAGATGAAATGAGACAAGAAAAGTTTTATAAAATAAAAGGTAAAGTAAATACATTAAATATGTATTTAATGCTTATTATATTTATTTTTGTATTACCTGCGCTGGGAGCATTTATTATTTTTCCTATGATGGCAGGTAGCTTAGAATTTGGATTGTAA
- a CDS encoding type II secretion system F family protein: protein MTTEIIVLIIIIPILSVLLGIISYNLYINFNKQNRIIKQLSVDPNEILAEKKKQSIFNKKERNWLGKKLTYAGFDSPYSEIVFIIISTLFGFLSATFINFAITNPLVFIIGWIIFSFFPLLVLKKIIDNRQEEFNFGLKIIIDKVTSMMKSGVGFEQALKKSVLTSKSKFTEEVFNIYLIEKDIIGEEKSFEKMFKLVESKELRIFYLTISIGRQSGGKFSNTLEKLRKTLHDQGEIKQEITASTREVKVGSYMIIALVIFIYEMMDSSMEGVLDEHFFGTNEGQIQMFFIAVWVGFGLFVNNLLTKVK from the coding sequence ATGACTACAGAGATAATTGTATTAATTATTATAATTCCTATATTATCAGTATTACTAGGGATTATAAGTTATAATTTATATATTAATTTTAATAAACAAAATAGAATAATTAAACAATTATCTGTTGACCCAAATGAAATCCTCGCAGAAAAGAAAAAACAATCCATATTCAATAAAAAAGAGAGAAACTGGTTAGGCAAGAAATTAACTTATGCAGGTTTTGATTCTCCATATTCAGAAATAGTATTTATAATTATTTCAACTTTATTTGGATTTTTATCTGCAACATTTATTAATTTTGCAATTACAAATCCTTTAGTTTTTATAATTGGATGGATAATATTCTCATTTTTCCCACTTTTAGTTCTAAAAAAAATAATTGATAATAGACAAGAAGAGTTTAACTTTGGTCTAAAAATCATTATAGATAAAGTTACTAGTATGATGAAAAGTGGAGTAGGATTTGAACAAGCATTAAAAAAATCTGTATTAACTTCAAAATCTAAGTTTACTGAAGAAGTTTTTAATATCTATTTAATAGAAAAAGATATTATTGGAGAGGAAAAATCTTTTGAAAAAATGTTTAAACTAGTAGAATCAAAAGAACTTAGAATTTTTTACCTAACAATTTCTATTGGTAGACAATCAGGTGGAAAGTTTTCAAACACACTTGAAAAACTGAGAAAAACTCTTCACGATCAAGGAGAGATAAAACAAGAAATTACTGCATCAACCAGAGAAGTAAAAGTAGGTAGTTATATGATAATTGCTTTAGTAATCTTTATTTATGAGATGATGGATAGTTCAATGGAAGGTGTTCTTGATGAACACTTTTTTGGTACAAATGAAGGTCAAATTCAAATGTTTTTTATAGCAGTATGGGTTGGATTTGGTTTATTTGTAAATAATTTATTGACAAAGGTAAAATAG
- a CDS encoding CpaF family protein — translation MRNLRLLIADEEQKKEIKKQSFSYEEEENEDINERINKEKIEKVKKRSKETGLIFPKIYLDEKLLEIAYEINDTFMINLKSDKKITRDSLEEVLPEFILGFKQTNHLPKDILDDIKEFIINNVIGYGPITALFDIAKDGLNDVIVNTKNYIDIIYKGKTVQTPFTFRSEDELRKVIDKMLAENNRKIDEAHPIMSSKLKDGSRVEVQIPPIAANEGSCITIRKFNDLPLLLEFLIDSGQMDFKMAYFLLKVAKGKCNIIVSGGTSSGKTTFLNAMTRFVDDNEQLMVIEDTKEMQPQMPCHSIRSYEARMANEEGKGAIPLDFLLRSALRSSPRRIIVGECRGQEIVVMLNAMNTGHPGSMTTVHADNTKEALVRIENMYLEARPSANINFIRAQIVSAVDIIIQLVRFPDGTRKLITISEVERRIEDNAVISLNNIFEFKRDTSDMTKTKGSFEVISTPSRTISQMNMFGVDIDISIFNKEFEMPKSMLIDELEKDLPDKMCGWKDEFIDVFLHQDPQVFHKWPHFQKIERTI, via the coding sequence TTGAGAAACTTAAGATTACTAATAGCAGATGAAGAACAAAAAAAAGAAATTAAAAAACAGTCTTTTTCTTATGAAGAAGAAGAAAACGAAGATATAAATGAAAGAATAAATAAAGAAAAAATTGAAAAAGTAAAAAAGAGGTCTAAAGAAACAGGTTTAATATTTCCTAAAATTTATCTCGATGAAAAACTACTTGAAATTGCTTATGAAATAAATGATACTTTTATGATAAATTTAAAATCTGATAAAAAAATCACTAGAGATTCATTAGAAGAAGTTTTACCTGAATTTATACTTGGATTTAAGCAAACTAATCATCTTCCTAAGGATATATTAGATGATATCAAAGAATTCATAATCAATAATGTAATTGGATATGGACCAATAACTGCGCTCTTTGATATTGCAAAAGATGGATTAAATGATGTTATTGTAAATACAAAAAACTATATTGATATTATTTACAAAGGGAAAACAGTACAAACTCCATTTACTTTTAGAAGTGAAGATGAATTACGTAAAGTTATTGATAAAATGCTTGCTGAAAATAATAGAAAAATTGATGAAGCACATCCTATTATGTCAAGTAAACTAAAAGATGGTTCAAGAGTTGAAGTACAAATTCCTCCTATTGCTGCAAATGAAGGAAGTTGTATAACAATAAGAAAATTTAATGATTTACCTTTATTACTTGAGTTTCTAATAGATTCAGGGCAAATGGATTTCAAAATGGCCTACTTTTTATTAAAAGTTGCAAAAGGTAAATGTAATATAATTGTTTCAGGTGGTACATCAAGTGGTAAGACTACCTTTTTAAATGCAATGACAAGATTTGTAGATGATAATGAACAACTTATGGTTATTGAAGATACAAAAGAAATGCAACCACAGATGCCTTGTCATTCAATAAGATCATATGAAGCAAGAATGGCAAATGAAGAAGGAAAAGGAGCTATCCCTTTAGATTTCTTATTACGTTCTGCATTAAGGTCATCTCCAAGAAGAATTATAGTTGGGGAGTGTAGAGGACAAGAAATTGTTGTAATGTTAAATGCAATGAATACTGGACATCCTGGTTCTATGACTACAGTACATGCTGATAATACAAAAGAAGCTCTTGTAAGAATTGAAAATATGTATTTAGAAGCACGTCCTAGTGCAAATATTAACTTTATTCGTGCACAAATTGTATCAGCAGTAGATATTATTATTCAACTAGTAAGGTTCCCAGATGGAACAAGAAAATTAATTACTATCTCTGAAGTTGAAAGAAGAATTGAAGACAACGCAGTTATCTCCTTAAATAATATATTTGAATTTAAAAGAGATACTAGCGATATGACTAAAACAAAAGGAAGTTTTGAAGTTATTTCCACGCCAAGTAGAACAATTTCTCAAATGAATATGTTTGGAGTAGATATTGATATATCAATTTTCAATAAAGAATTTGAAATGCCAAAATCAATGTTAATTGATGAATTAGAAAAAGATTTACCAGATAAAATGTGTGGTTGGAAAGATGAATTTATAGATGTATTTTTACACCAAGATCCTCAAGTTTTCCATAAATGGCCTCATTTCCAAAAAATAGAAAGAACCATATAA
- a CDS encoding AAA family ATPase: protein MDYKSYQEYANVQGALDIRKENVIEILQLFVLISNIQKLTFMKYDFKYNNFVYGFTIDGYEIIEDDINFINNKYSIVLKDGDIIFGKITFNRRIWYRQVLRELLKKSKIALRKIFEIEKDLLSQNTPLNVYIITDKNTIKFANKLQTNLDILLNAEISVIHDITKINEPLNLKNSKNIIIYTVQNNELIKDDEELLKTFNEFIIVVGPNDHNLSLTCGKLNIENYVSIDEFSPEHIKNIILDTKHKLINKNKLDNKIIAVSGVSGGIGATTISMNTADIIARKNPSKNVLYVDLSTTKAISNLFLSQNPVPNYTIIDLVNMSDFNIQKNLEVGLVKIRENFYSINGIQKHIDKDLVEKDNFIEKLLDYLLKASENFNYIIIDTGEADASSMKSTIYDLVNEIWILTEMTLPHVSKLKTFYSLMKRAGLKDKVSFIVNRVNSLNEISASDFDSIMNTSSKEEKLMYLKIPNDYATLGKCWNYCELASEVSKDSIFVKTLEEILLEKEYISNIVEKKKNKKALFSFLNKEKS from the coding sequence ATGGATTATAAAAGTTATCAAGAATATGCAAATGTCCAAGGTGCTTTAGATATTAGAAAAGAAAATGTAATTGAAATTTTACAATTATTTGTACTTATTTCAAATATCCAAAAACTTACATTTATGAAATATGATTTTAAATATAATAATTTTGTCTATGGATTTACAATTGATGGATATGAAATAATTGAAGATGATATAAACTTTATAAATAATAAATATTCTATAGTACTTAAAGATGGAGATATCATCTTTGGTAAAATTACCTTCAATAGGAGAATTTGGTATAGACAAGTATTAAGAGAATTACTTAAAAAATCAAAAATTGCTCTAAGAAAAATTTTTGAAATTGAAAAAGATTTATTATCACAAAATACACCACTAAATGTATACATAATAACAGATAAAAATACTATAAAATTTGCAAATAAACTACAAACTAACTTAGATATACTACTTAATGCTGAAATAAGTGTAATTCATGATATTACAAAAATTAATGAACCTTTAAATTTAAAAAATTCTAAAAATATTATTATTTATACAGTTCAAAATAATGAATTAATCAAAGATGATGAAGAATTGCTTAAAACTTTCAATGAATTTATTATAGTAGTTGGACCAAATGATCACAATCTCTCTTTAACTTGTGGAAAATTAAATATTGAAAATTATGTTTCAATAGATGAATTTTCACCTGAACACATTAAGAATATAATACTTGATACAAAACATAAACTAATTAACAAAAATAAACTTGACAATAAAATAATTGCAGTTAGTGGTGTTTCTGGAGGAATTGGTGCCACTACAATTTCAATGAATACTGCAGATATAATTGCAAGAAAAAATCCTAGCAAAAATGTTTTATATGTTGACTTATCAACAACAAAAGCAATTAGTAACTTATTTCTATCACAAAATCCAGTACCAAACTATACAATTATAGACTTAGTTAATATGAGTGACTTTAATATACAAAAAAATCTTGAAGTTGGATTAGTTAAAATAAGAGAAAATTTCTATTCTATTAATGGTATTCAAAAACATATTGATAAAGATTTAGTAGAAAAAGATAATTTTATTGAAAAACTACTTGATTATTTACTAAAAGCGAGTGAAAACTTTAATTATATAATAATTGATACGGGAGAGGCTGATGCTTCAAGTATGAAAAGTACCATATATGATTTAGTAAATGAAATATGGATTTTAACAGAAATGACGCTTCCTCATGTATCAAAATTAAAAACTTTTTATTCTTTAATGAAAAGAGCAGGACTTAAAGATAAAGTAAGTTTTATTGTTAATAGAGTTAACTCATTAAATGAAATTTCTGCTTCAGATTTTGATTCAATAATGAATACAAGTTCAAAAGAAGAAAAGTTAATGTATCTAAAAATTCCCAATGATTATGCTACCTTAGGTAAATGTTGGAACTATTGTGAATTAGCTTCTGAAGTTTCAAAAGATTCGATTTTTGTAAAAACATTAGAGGAAATCTTATTAGAAAAAGAATATATAAGTAATATTGTAGAAAAGAAGAAAAATAAAAAAGCATTATTCTCTTTTTTAAATAAGGAAAAAAGTTGA
- a CDS encoding glycosyltransferase — MNSIAIILPAYNEELTIKETILSFYNELPNANIVVVDNNSNDKTSEIVQNTFKKFDIKGKLLFEARQGKGNAIRYAFQKIEADIYIMSDADMTYPASEIYKLIEPIINEDVDMVVGDRISRGDYARENKRPLHTFGNQLVKKLVNKLFNANISDIMSGYRAFSKKFVKNYPILVEGFELETNMTLHALDKRFKIKEVSIDYKDRPEGSFSKLNTINDGAKVLFTIFQIFRYYKPLLFFSILSVLFALLSLLSAIPVFNDWILYKYIYHVPLAILATGLGLISIILFSAGIILDAIVYQNKLEFEQRLL; from the coding sequence ATGAATAGTATTGCAATAATATTACCTGCATACAATGAAGAACTAACAATAAAAGAAACAATATTGAGTTTTTATAATGAATTACCTAATGCAAATATTGTAGTAGTTGATAATAATTCAAATGATAAAACCTCTGAGATCGTTCAGAACACTTTTAAAAAATTTGATATAAAAGGAAAACTTTTATTTGAAGCTCGACAAGGAAAAGGTAATGCAATAAGGTATGCTTTTCAGAAAATAGAAGCGGATATTTATATAATGTCTGACGCAGATATGACATATCCTGCTTCTGAAATTTACAAGTTAATAGAACCTATAATAAATGAAGATGTTGATATGGTTGTTGGGGATAGAATTAGTAGAGGAGATTATGCAAGAGAAAATAAGCGACCTCTTCATACTTTTGGAAATCAATTAGTGAAAAAGTTGGTTAATAAATTATTTAATGCTAACATATCTGATATTATGAGTGGGTATAGGGCTTTTAGTAAGAAGTTTGTAAAAAATTATCCTATACTTGTTGAAGGTTTTGAATTAGAGACTAATATGACTTTACATGCATTGGATAAAAGATTTAAGATTAAAGAAGTTTCAATAGATTACAAAGATAGACCTGAAGGTAGTTTTTCAAAATTAAATACAATAAATGATGGTGCAAAAGTACTTTTTACAATTTTTCAGATCTTTAGATATTATAAACCTTTATTATTCTTTTCGATATTATCTGTATTGTTTGCATTGTTATCTTTATTGAGTGCAATTCCTGTTTTTAATGATTGGATCTTGTATAAGTATATATATCATGTTCCTTTAGCCATTTTAGCAACGGGATTAGGACTTATTAGTATTATTCTATTTTCTGCTGGAATTATATTGGACGCAATTGTTTATCAGAATAAATTAGAGTTTGAACAAAGATTATTATAG
- a CDS encoding GtrA family protein: MKQFIKFGVVGTIGFIVDATILVYLINSLSFEIPFARIISFIIAVFVTWTLNRNFTFTKNRNFEKRKEYIYYLSIQTIGALLNYIIFILLVYFDEFFKNNIIISLAIASVLAMFFNFFMIKRKIYNNSNNI; encoded by the coding sequence TTGAAACAGTTTATTAAATTTGGGGTAGTAGGAACAATAGGTTTTATTGTTGATGCAACAATTTTAGTTTATCTCATAAATAGTCTTAGTTTTGAAATTCCTTTTGCAAGAATAATATCATTTATTATTGCAGTTTTTGTTACATGGACTTTAAATAGAAACTTTACTTTTACAAAAAACAGAAACTTTGAAAAAAGGAAGGAATATATATATTATTTGTCAATTCAAACAATTGGAGCATTATTAAATTATATAATATTTATTTTATTAGTATATTTTGATGAATTTTTTAAAAATAATATAATTATATCTTTAGCAATAGCTTCTGTACTAGCAATGTTTTTTAATTTTTTTATGATTAAAAGAAAGATTTATAATAATAGTAATAATATATAG
- the rfbF gene encoding glucose-1-phosphate cytidylyltransferase — translation MKVLILAGGLGTRLSEETDIRPKPMIEIGGKPILWHIMKTYSKYGFNEFIILLGYRGYFIKEYFANYFLHQSDVTFDLKNNNMEIHNSSSEPWKVTLVDTGLDSMTGGRIKRVEEYIKNEPFLLTYGDGVSDINIDELIEFHKSHGKAMTVTSSLPAGRFGGLSIEEDNKVSKFLEKPKGDGNWVSAGYFVCEPKVLEYITSGDSTILEEETLKNLALDGELYTYKHDGFWKPMDTLKDKLDLNDIWNSGDAPWKV, via the coding sequence ATGAAAGTTTTAATACTTGCCGGTGGTTTAGGTACAAGATTGAGTGAAGAAACAGATATAAGACCAAAACCAATGATTGAAATAGGTGGTAAACCTATTCTTTGGCATATAATGAAAACATATTCAAAATATGGATTTAATGAATTTATTATACTTCTTGGATATAGAGGTTATTTTATTAAAGAATATTTTGCAAATTATTTTCTTCATCAAAGTGATGTTACTTTTGACCTAAAAAATAATAATATGGAAATTCATAATAGTAGTAGTGAACCTTGGAAAGTAACTCTAGTTGATACTGGATTGGATAGTATGACTGGAGGTAGGATAAAACGGGTTGAAGAGTATATAAAAAATGAACCTTTTTTATTAACATATGGTGATGGAGTAAGTGATATAAATATAGATGAGCTTATAGAATTTCATAAATCACATGGTAAGGCAATGACTGTAACTTCTTCACTTCCTGCAGGACGTTTTGGAGGCTTAAGTATAGAAGAAGATAATAAGGTCTCGAAATTCTTGGAAAAACCTAAAGGTGATGGAAATTGGGTAAGTGCAGGATATTTTGTTTGTGAACCTAAAGTATTAGAGTATATAACAAGTGGAGATTCAACAATTCTAGAAGAAGAGACATTAAAAAACTTAGCTTTAGATGGAGAATTATATACATATAAGCATGATGGTTTTTGGAAACCAATGGATACTTTAAAAGACAAATTAGACTTAAATGATATTTGGAATAGTGGGGATGCTCCTTGGAAAGTATAA
- a CDS encoding prepilin peptidase — MFSISFYIFSFILSYIDCTKYKIPNILIVTLLLFLLSFGYLDSQLNLYSFIISFLILLFFVIILLIMPNMILGGGDIKYIMVVAIYLEPILFPLFLLTTGIVQMFFLIYFQKYKKRRVAPMAPAIFLAVIITEILYKMELYPY, encoded by the coding sequence ATGTTTTCTATATCATTTTATATTTTTTCTTTTATATTATCATATATAGATTGTACTAAATATAAGATTCCTAATATACTAATTGTTACTTTGTTATTATTTTTACTCTCATTTGGTTATCTAGATAGCCAACTAAACCTATATTCATTTATTATTTCCTTTCTAATTTTACTTTTTTTTGTTATAATATTACTGATCATGCCAAATATGATTTTAGGTGGTGGAGATATAAAGTATATAATGGTAGTTGCAATCTATTTAGAACCTATATTATTCCCTCTATTTCTACTAACTACAGGTATTGTTCAAATGTTTTTTTTAATATATTTTCAAAAATATAAAAAAAGACGTGTTGCACCAATGGCACCTGCAATCTTTTTAGCAGTCATTATAACAGAGATTTTATATAAAATGGAACTATACCCTTACTAA